The genomic stretch AAATCGTAGCAGTGCGAATTTCAGAAATTCCCGAGCCGTATCTGGTTTTCAACCATTCAATTGCGGCGTGTAGACTTTTCCCTGAATCGACAAGATCGTCTACAAGTAAAATGCGACCTTGCAATCGTTCTGCGGTCATCGTTAAATGCTTGGAAAAAACCACTTCTCCTCGCGTGCGATTGCCTTCGCCGCTATAAGAAGACGCAAAAAGAATCGCCAATGGTTTATCGTACAAGCGACAAAGAATATCGCCGACTTGCAGTCCGCCTTTGGCAAGGCAAACAATTTGGTCAAACTCCCAGCCAGATTGATGAATTTGTAGGGCTAACGTTTCAATTTTTTGGTGATATTCTTCCCAAGAAATGTACAGTTCAGGCATTCCTTCGCTCCGTTTTCTATTTGACAATTGATAATTGTACTTCTCTCCTTAAAGGAGAGCATTTCAAGGATTTATTAAAAACTAGCAG from Oscillatoria sp. FACHB-1406 encodes the following:
- a CDS encoding phosphoribosyltransferase, coding for MPELYISWEEYHQKIETLALQIHQSGWEFDQIVCLAKGGLQVGDILCRLYDKPLAILFASSYSGEGNRTRGEVVFSKHLTMTAERLQGRILLVDDLVDSGKSLHAAIEWLKTRYGSGISEIRTATIWYKSCSTIAPDYYVDYCPDAPWIHQPFERYELMTPAQLAALKEKS